The Fibrobacter sp. genome includes a region encoding these proteins:
- a CDS encoding SDR family oxidoreductase — MRCLVTGGAGFLGSHLCERLLNDGHEVICLDNYFTGRMANVAHLRDNRSFELIRHDVTEPILLEVDRIFNLACPASPVHYQYNPVKTIKTSVMGAINMLGLAKRVHARILQASTSEVYGDPAIHPQTEDYWGNVNPIGIRSCYDEGKRVAETLFMDYHRQNNVDIRIVRIFNTYGPRMLPNDGRVVSNFIVQALQGEDITIYGDGSQTRSFCYVDDLIEGFVRMMNQEQIIGPVNIGNPGEFTMLELAKEVLDLTGSKSKIVYQPLPGDDPKMRRPNIDLAKSALGWEPTIPLRKGLEKTICYFDELLKNK, encoded by the coding sequence ATGCGTTGCTTGGTAACTGGTGGTGCTGGATTTTTAGGAAGTCATCTTTGTGAACGTCTCCTGAATGATGGTCACGAAGTTATTTGTCTTGATAACTATTTCACGGGCCGCATGGCCAATGTGGCGCACCTGCGTGACAATCGCAGCTTTGAACTGATTCGCCATGACGTGACGGAACCTATCCTTCTGGAAGTGGATCGTATCTTTAACTTGGCTTGCCCCGCAAGCCCGGTGCATTATCAGTACAATCCGGTAAAGACGATTAAGACCAGTGTCATGGGCGCAATCAACATGCTTGGCCTCGCCAAACGAGTCCATGCTCGCATTTTGCAGGCTAGCACCAGCGAGGTTTACGGCGATCCTGCAATTCACCCGCAGACTGAAGACTACTGGGGAAACGTGAATCCCATCGGAATCCGTAGCTGCTACGACGAAGGAAAGCGCGTGGCTGAAACTCTGTTTATGGATTACCATCGCCAGAACAATGTGGATATTCGCATTGTCCGTATTTTCAATACCTATGGCCCCCGCATGCTTCCTAATGATGGCCGTGTCGTAAGCAACTTTATTGTGCAGGCTTTGCAGGGCGAAGACATTACTATTTACGGTGATGGCTCCCAGACCCGCAGTTTCTGTTATGTGGACGACCTCATCGAAGGCTTTGTGCGTATGATGAACCAGGAACAGATTATTGGACCTGTGAATATTGGCAACCCTGGTGAATTTACCATGCTGGAGCTTGCCAAGGAAGTTTTGGACCTGACTGGTTCCAAGAGCAAGATTGTTTATCAGCCGCTGCCTGGTGACGACCCGAAGATGCGCCGCCCCAACATTGACTTGGCTAAGAGCGCCTTAGGCTGGGAACC
- a CDS encoding type III pantothenate kinase produces MTVEKENIADSVTLVVDVGNTHTVLGIFKGTKVVDYWRLTTRKETTSDEVMNKVGGLLGFSKIKPSEIAHVGLSTVVPALERPWIKALDSLLKKHVQVVNAKNCLGLKIDYQNPSMAGADRLCNVIAMREEGFKNSIIVDMGTATTFDVLKDGAFAGGVIIPGINASLDALTEKAARLLPVTIEWPENVVADNTDDAIRAGLLFGFLAQLEFLIGKIKKEVGCEDLPVYATGGWGKMIARRTTLIDKYDPFLTLRGIRLVAVNGNVAASADETRDSEEE; encoded by the coding sequence ATGACTGTAGAAAAAGAAAACATCGCTGATTCTGTAACGCTTGTTGTTGACGTTGGTAATACCCATACAGTTCTTGGTATTTTCAAAGGTACCAAGGTGGTGGATTATTGGCGTCTTACTACCCGTAAGGAAACCACTTCCGATGAAGTGATGAACAAGGTGGGTGGTCTTCTTGGTTTTTCCAAGATTAAGCCAAGTGAAATTGCCCATGTGGGGCTTTCTACTGTGGTGCCTGCCTTGGAACGCCCGTGGATCAAGGCTCTTGATTCCCTGCTGAAAAAGCATGTGCAAGTGGTAAACGCCAAGAATTGCCTCGGTCTGAAAATTGATTACCAGAATCCATCCATGGCTGGTGCGGACCGCTTGTGCAATGTGATTGCAATGCGCGAGGAAGGTTTCAAGAATTCCATTATCGTGGATATGGGCACTGCGACGACTTTCGATGTGCTGAAAGATGGTGCCTTTGCCGGTGGTGTGATCATTCCTGGTATTAATGCAAGTTTGGATGCCTTGACTGAAAAGGCGGCAAGGCTATTGCCGGTGACCATCGAGTGGCCAGAAAACGTGGTGGCGGATAATACAGACGATGCCATCCGTGCAGGACTTTTGTTTGGATTTTTGGCTCAGTTGGAATTCTTGATTGGTAAGATCAAGAAGGAAGTCGGTTGTGAGGATTTGCCGGTTTATGCTACCGGAGGCTGGGGCAAGATGATTGCTCGCCGCACGACTTTGATTGACAAGTACGATCCGTTCCTTACATTGCGAGGTATTCGCCTTGTTGCCGTGAACGGAAATGTTGCTGCTTCTGCGGATGAGACCCGGGACAGCGAAGAAGAATAA